A portion of the Bacteroides faecium genome contains these proteins:
- a CDS encoding VWA domain-containing protein yields MNKRTESIRLKHLQDIYYEKLQGIAYDVYDEQLHNLIIRPEELDADIHQYFRHTQPSLQDFYSRYASQWEYFHEMDEASDAKFLQFMKNSAYPFSMKYHLVDLNVKYYLQRFAVISPRSKEWKALRALFFDKWHTFLSNNEFNYQMEHIGQLCDDFYRLQLSLSKNLPVRGGSRLVWLLRNHKQIAEQILEYEETIKRNPVIRELVEILGKKHQSSRKRFKMTAGIHREQIVSHATRSDITGICEGNDLNSLLPLEYCYLAEKSLQTVFFERFIEKRLQVIDYQSHEKQDINDKKTAGNEVSEEVEGPFIVCLDTSGSMAGERERIAKSTLLAIAELTEVQHRKCYIILFSDDIECIEITDLGSNFDRLVDFLSQSFHGGTDMEPVITHALRKISEEGYMEADIITVSDFEMRPVDNMLAKSIERAKAKQTKMYAISLGGKSAEASYLKLCDKYWEYSIQSAEKLNKNRIEESNI; encoded by the coding sequence ATGAACAAGAGAACAGAGAGTATTAGGCTCAAACATCTGCAAGACATCTACTACGAGAAATTGCAGGGAATAGCCTACGACGTGTACGATGAACAACTGCACAACCTGATTATCCGCCCCGAAGAACTGGATGCGGATATTCATCAGTATTTTCGCCATACACAACCCTCTTTGCAGGATTTCTATTCCCGTTATGCATCGCAATGGGAATATTTCCACGAAATGGATGAAGCGTCCGATGCCAAGTTTCTTCAATTTATGAAGAACAGCGCTTATCCCTTTTCCATGAAATATCACCTGGTAGACCTGAACGTGAAATATTATCTCCAACGTTTTGCCGTTATCAGCCCCCGTTCCAAGGAATGGAAAGCTCTGCGTGCTCTCTTTTTCGACAAATGGCATACATTTCTCTCGAACAACGAGTTCAACTACCAGATGGAACATATCGGACAGCTCTGTGATGACTTTTACCGCCTTCAACTGTCACTTTCCAAAAATCTTCCGGTACGCGGCGGTTCACGCCTCGTCTGGCTGCTCCGTAACCACAAACAGATAGCGGAGCAAATCCTGGAATACGAAGAAACTATCAAACGGAATCCAGTAATCCGCGAATTGGTGGAGATATTGGGAAAGAAGCATCAAAGCAGCCGGAAACGTTTCAAAATGACTGCGGGCATTCATCGGGAGCAAATCGTATCCCATGCCACACGTAGTGATATTACAGGCATTTGTGAAGGAAACGATTTGAACAGCCTTCTCCCTCTGGAGTATTGCTATCTGGCAGAAAAAAGCCTGCAAACCGTATTCTTCGAACGTTTTATAGAGAAACGGCTTCAAGTTATCGATTACCAATCGCACGAAAAGCAAGATATCAATGACAAGAAAACGGCAGGAAATGAAGTCTCCGAAGAAGTCGAAGGTCCTTTCATCGTCTGCCTGGACACTTCCGGTTCTATGGCGGGAGAACGGGAAAGAATTGCGAAGTCAACCCTACTCGCCATTGCCGAACTGACGGAAGTGCAACATCGGAAATGCTATATCATCCTTTTCTCGGATGATATTGAATGTATTGAAATTACCGATTTGGGAAGTAACTTCGACCGTCTTGTCGATTTCCTGAGCCAGTCTTTTCATGGCGGCACAGATATGGAACCCGTCATCACTCATGCCTTGCGGAAAATCAGCGAGGAAGGATATATGGAAGCAGACATCATCACAGTGTCCGACTTTGAAATGCGTCCTGTCGATAATATGTTAGCCAAAAGCATAGAACGGGCGAAAGCCAAACAGACAAAGATGTATGCCATTTCCTTAGGTGGTAAAAGCGCTGAAGCCAGTTATCTGAAATTATGTGATAAATATTGGGAATATAGCATTCAGAGCGCCGAAAAACTTAATAAAAATAGAATTGAAGAATCAAATATTTAA
- a CDS encoding bifunctional metallophosphatase/5'-nucleotidase — protein sequence MKRITLIYFWLLCLVLSVAAQEKVVKLKIVQTSDVHGNYYPYNFITRQEWKGSLARIYSFVQKERQQYKDNLILLDNGDILQGQPTAYYYNYIDTVSPHLCAEMMNYMKYDAGNMGNHDVETGRAVFDRWIGTCDFPVLGANIIDTSTGKTHLPPYKVLERDGVKIVVLGMITPAIPAWLSENLWKGLRFDDMEETARKWMKIIRETEKPDLVIGLFHAGQEAFKMSGKYNENASLNVAKNVPGFDMVLMGHDHARECKKVVNVVGDSVLVIDPASNGVVLSNVDVTVRMKDGKVVGKDIQGVLTATKDYGVSEDFMKRFAPQYEAVQKFVSKKIGTFTEDISTHPSFFGPSAFIDLIHTLQLDITGAEISFAAPLSFDSEIKKGDVYVSDMFNLYKYENMLYVMTLSGKEIKDFLEMSYYMWTNRMKSPDDHLLWFKEKRREGAEDRASFQNFSFNFDSASGIVYTVDVTKPQGKKVTIVSMADGSPFHLDKIYKVALNSYRGNGGGELLTKGSGIPQEKLKDRIIFSTDKDLRFYLMNYIEKKGVMDPKALNQWKFVPEEWTVPAARRDSEYLFGVVNK from the coding sequence CATTGATTTATTTCTGGCTTTTATGCCTTGTGCTGTCGGTGGCAGCGCAGGAGAAAGTAGTAAAGCTGAAGATTGTACAAACAAGCGACGTGCACGGCAATTATTATCCTTACAATTTTATTACCCGCCAGGAGTGGAAAGGCAGTCTGGCGCGCATCTACTCGTTTGTGCAGAAAGAACGGCAGCAGTATAAGGACAACTTGATATTGTTGGACAACGGGGATATTCTGCAAGGGCAGCCTACCGCTTATTATTATAATTACATTGATACCGTGTCTCCGCATCTTTGCGCGGAAATGATGAATTATATGAAATATGATGCCGGCAACATGGGTAACCATGATGTGGAAACGGGACGCGCGGTATTCGACCGTTGGATTGGTACTTGTGACTTTCCTGTGCTGGGCGCCAATATCATAGATACTTCTACGGGAAAGACGCATCTTCCGCCTTATAAGGTGCTGGAACGTGACGGTGTGAAGATTGTCGTTCTTGGCATGATTACGCCCGCTATCCCGGCATGGCTTTCTGAAAATCTGTGGAAGGGTTTGCGTTTCGACGATATGGAAGAGACGGCACGCAAGTGGATGAAGATTATCCGTGAAACGGAAAAACCGGACTTGGTAATCGGACTGTTCCATGCGGGACAGGAAGCGTTCAAGATGTCGGGAAAATATAATGAGAATGCATCTTTGAATGTAGCGAAGAATGTACCGGGTTTTGATATGGTGTTGATGGGACACGACCATGCCCGTGAATGTAAGAAAGTGGTGAATGTTGTCGGAGATTCGGTATTGGTTATCGACCCGGCAAGCAATGGGGTTGTTTTGTCCAATGTTGATGTCACTGTCAGAATGAAAGACGGCAAGGTAGTGGGTAAGGATATTCAGGGAGTACTGACGGCTACGAAGGATTATGGTGTCAGCGAGGACTTTATGAAGCGTTTCGCTCCGCAATATGAGGCGGTGCAGAAGTTCGTCTCCAAGAAGATTGGCACGTTTACCGAGGATATTTCTACGCATCCTTCTTTCTTCGGCCCTTCTGCTTTTATCGACTTGATTCATACGTTGCAGCTTGACATTACGGGGGCTGAGATTTCCTTTGCCGCCCCGCTTTCGTTCGACTCGGAGATAAAGAAGGGGGATGTGTACGTCAGCGATATGTTCAACTTATATAAGTATGAGAATATGTTGTATGTGATGACATTGTCGGGAAAAGAAATCAAGGATTTTCTGGAAATGTCGTATTATATGTGGACTAACCGGATGAAGTCGCCGGACGACCATTTACTCTGGTTCAAGGAGAAACGTCGTGAGGGTGCAGAGGACAGGGCTTCTTTCCAGAATTTCAGCTTCAATTTCGATTCGGCTTCGGGTATTGTTTATACGGTAGATGTCACGAAACCGCAAGGGAAGAAGGTGACGATTGTCAGTATGGCGGATGGCTCTCCTTTCCATTTGGATAAGATTTACAAGGTAGCACTGAACTCTTACCGGGGTAACGGTGGCGGAGAGTTGTTGACGAAAGGGTCGGGGATTCCTCAGGAGAAGTTGAAAGACCGGATCATTTTTTCTACGGATAAGGACCTTCGTTTCTATCTGATGAATTACATCGAGAAGAAGGGAGTGATGGACCCGAAAGCGTTGAATCAGTGGAAATTCGTTCCGGAAGAGTGGACAGTGCCTGCTGCCAGGCGTGATTCCGAGTATTTGTTCGGGGTGGTCAATAAGTAG
- a CDS encoding fructose-1,6-bisphosphatase — MTAQSNITPESIVSDLRYLQLLSRSFPTIADASTEIINLEAILNLPKGTEHFLTDIHGEYEAFQHVLKNASGAVKRKVNEIFGNTLREAEKKEICTLIYYPEEKLQLVKAREKDLDDWYLITLNQLVKVCQNVSSKYTRSKVRKSLPAEFSYIIQELLHESSIEPNKHAYINVIISTIITTKRADDFIIAMCNLIQRLTIDSLHIVGDIYDRGPGAHIIMDTLCNYHNFDIQWGNHDILWMGAASGNDSCIANVIRMSMRYGNLGTLEDGYGINLLPLATFAMDTYADDPCSIFMPKMNFADTHYNEKTLRLITQMHKAITIIQFKLEAEIIDRRPEFGMANRKLLEKIDFERGIFVYEGKEYALRDTNFPTIDPADPYRLTDEERELVEKIHYSFMNSEKLKKHMRCLFTYGGMYLVSNSNLLYHASVPLNEDGSFKHVKIRGKEYWGRKLLDKADQLIRTAYFDEDGEEDKEFAMDYIWYMWCGPEAPLFDKDKMATFERYFVDDKELHKEKKGYYYTLRNREDICDQILAEFGALGPHSHIINGHVPVKTIQGEQPMKANGKLFVIDGGFSKAYQPETGIAGYTLVYHSHGMQLVQHEPFQSRQKAIEEGLDIKSTNFVLEFNSQRMMVKDTDKGKELVTQIQDLKKLLVAYRTGLIKEKV; from the coding sequence ATGACTGCTCAAAGTAATATAACTCCTGAAAGTATTGTGAGCGACCTTCGCTATCTGCAATTGCTTTCCCGAAGTTTTCCTACGATTGCTGATGCAAGTACGGAAATAATCAACCTGGAAGCTATCTTGAATCTACCTAAGGGGACGGAGCATTTCTTGACAGATATACATGGTGAATACGAAGCCTTTCAACATGTGCTGAAAAATGCGTCGGGTGCGGTAAAACGTAAAGTGAATGAAATATTCGGTAATACTCTCCGTGAGGCGGAAAAGAAAGAAATCTGTACTCTGATTTACTATCCCGAAGAAAAGCTCCAACTCGTGAAAGCGCGTGAAAAGGATTTGGACGACTGGTATCTGATAACGTTGAACCAACTGGTGAAAGTCTGCCAGAATGTATCGTCCAAGTACACCCGCTCCAAAGTGCGCAAATCCCTTCCTGCCGAATTTTCTTATATCATACAGGAACTGTTGCACGAATCTTCCATCGAGCCGAATAAGCATGCTTATATCAATGTGATTATCAGTACGATTATTACTACAAAGCGTGCGGATGATTTTATCATTGCCATGTGCAACCTGATTCAGCGTCTCACTATCGACTCTCTTCATATCGTAGGTGATATCTACGACCGTGGCCCGGGCGCTCACATTATTATGGATACTTTGTGCAACTATCATAACTTTGATATTCAATGGGGTAACCATGACATTCTTTGGATGGGCGCTGCTTCCGGCAACGACAGTTGCATCGCCAACGTTATCCGTATGTCTATGCGTTATGGCAATCTGGGTACACTGGAAGATGGTTATGGAATCAATCTGCTTCCATTGGCTACTTTCGCTATGGATACTTATGCCGATGACCCTTGCTCTATCTTCATGCCCAAAATGAATTTTGCGGATACTCACTATAATGAGAAGACTTTGCGTCTGATTACCCAAATGCACAAAGCTATCACTATTATCCAGTTTAAACTGGAAGCCGAGATTATCGACCGTCGTCCAGAGTTTGGAATGGCAAACCGCAAACTGCTGGAGAAAATAGATTTTGAGCGTGGCATCTTTGTTTATGAAGGGAAAGAGTATGCACTCCGCGATACGAACTTCCCGACCATCGACCCTGCCGACCCTTATCGTTTGACGGATGAAGAGCGCGAATTGGTGGAGAAAATTCATTATTCATTTATGAATAGTGAGAAACTGAAGAAACATATGCGCTGCCTGTTTACATATGGCGGAATGTATCTGGTTTCCAACTCTAACCTTCTCTATCATGCTTCCGTACCTTTGAATGAAGATGGCAGTTTTAAGCATGTCAAGATACGGGGGAAAGAATACTGGGGACGCAAGCTGCTGGATAAAGCCGACCAATTGATTCGTACCGCTTATTTCGATGAAGACGGGGAAGAGGATAAGGAATTTGCAATGGATTATATCTGGTATATGTGGTGTGGTCCGGAAGCTCCTTTGTTTGACAAGGATAAAATGGCTACTTTTGAACGTTACTTTGTGGACGACAAAGAGTTGCATAAGGAGAAGAAAGGTTATTATTATACGCTGCGTAACCGGGAAGATATATGTGACCAGATACTGGCTGAGTTCGGGGCTTTAGGTCCTCATTCGCATATTATCAATGGTCACGTACCTGTGAAAACGATTCAGGGAGAGCAACCGATGAAAGCCAATGGCAAGCTTTTCGTTATTGATGGCGGATTCTCAAAAGCTTATCAGCCGGAAACGGGAATTGCGGGATATACGCTTGTTTATCACTCTCACGGTATGCAGCTCGTGCAGCATGAACCGTTCCAGTCTCGTCAGAAAGCTATTGAAGAGGGCTTGGATATAAAATCGACTAACTTTGTTTTAGAGTTTAACTCCCAGCGGATGATGGTGAAGGATACCGATAAAGGGAAAGAACTTGTGACGCAGATTCAAGATTTGAAAAAGTTACTTGTCGCTTATCGTACCGGTTTGATAAAGGAAAAGGTGTAA
- a CDS encoding putative transporter — translation MEWLYSLFLEHSALQAVVVLSLISAIGLGLGRVHFWGVSLGVTFVFFAGILAGHFGLSVDAQMLNYAESFGLVIFVYSLGLQVGPGFFSSFRKGGVTLNMLALGVVLLGTLLTVVASYATGVSLPDMVGILCGATTNTPALGAAQQTLKQMGMESSTPALGCAVAYPMGVVGVILAVLLIRKVLVRKEDLEIKEKDDANKTYIAAFQVHNPAIFNKSIKDIAHMSYPKFVISRLWRDGHVSIPTSDKVLKEGDRLLVITAEKDALALTVLFGEQENTDWNKEDIDWNAIDSELVSQRIVVTRPELNGKKLGALRLRNHYGINISRVYRSGVQLLATPGLILQLGDRLTVVGEKAAIQNVEKVLGNAVKSLKEPNLVVIFIGIVLGLALGAIPFSIPGVSTPVKLGLAGGPIIVGILLGTFGPRIHMITYTTRSANLMLRALGLSMYLACLGLDAGAHFFDTVFRPEGLLWIALGAGLTIVPTVLVGFIAFKMMKIDFGTVSGMLCGSMANPMALNYANDTIPGDNPSVAYATVYPLCMFLRVIIAQVLLMFLLN, via the coding sequence ATGGAGTGGTTATATAGTTTATTTCTCGAACATTCTGCCTTACAGGCTGTTGTGGTACTTTCGCTGATTTCGGCAATAGGTCTGGGGCTGGGAAGAGTGCATTTCTGGGGAGTTTCCCTGGGAGTCACTTTTGTTTTTTTTGCGGGTATTCTTGCCGGGCATTTCGGGCTTTCGGTGGATGCGCAGATGTTGAATTATGCAGAAAGTTTCGGACTCGTCATATTTGTTTATTCCCTTGGGCTGCAAGTGGGGCCCGGTTTCTTCAGCTCTTTTCGTAAAGGCGGAGTGACGCTGAACATGTTGGCGCTCGGAGTCGTTCTTTTAGGAACATTGCTGACGGTGGTAGCCAGTTATGCCACGGGTGTGTCTCTTCCCGATATGGTTGGTATTCTTTGTGGCGCAACGACCAATACTCCGGCATTGGGAGCTGCGCAGCAAACTTTGAAACAGATGGGAATGGAGAGCAGTACGCCTGCCCTGGGATGTGCGGTGGCATATCCGATGGGAGTAGTCGGCGTAATTCTTGCCGTTTTATTAATCCGTAAAGTACTGGTTCGTAAAGAAGATTTGGAGATAAAAGAGAAAGATGATGCGAACAAAACTTATATTGCAGCGTTTCAAGTACACAATCCTGCTATTTTCAATAAGAGTATAAAGGATATTGCTCATATGAGTTACCCGAAGTTTGTCATCTCCCGTTTATGGCGGGACGGGCATGTCAGCATCCCGACTTCCGATAAAGTATTGAAGGAAGGAGACCGCCTGCTGGTGATAACCGCAGAGAAAGATGCTTTAGCCTTGACTGTTCTTTTCGGGGAGCAGGAAAATACGGATTGGAACAAAGAGGATATTGACTGGAATGCGATTGACAGCGAACTGGTTTCCCAACGTATCGTCGTCACTCGTCCTGAACTGAACGGAAAGAAACTGGGCGCTCTCCGGTTGAGAAATCATTATGGGATTAATATCAGCCGCGTTTACCGTTCGGGCGTACAGTTGCTTGCCACTCCGGGACTGATACTTCAGTTGGGCGACCGCTTGACAGTGGTAGGAGAGAAGGCAGCTATCCAAAATGTAGAGAAAGTACTGGGTAATGCTGTCAAGAGCTTGAAAGAACCTAATCTGGTGGTTATATTTATCGGTATCGTGTTGGGATTGGCATTGGGTGCTATTCCTTTTTCCATTCCGGGAGTCAGCACTCCCGTGAAGCTGGGATTGGCGGGTGGACCGATTATTGTCGGTATCCTTTTGGGTACATTCGGACCACGGATACATATGATTACCTATACCACCCGCAGCGCAAATCTGATGTTGCGCGCACTGGGACTTTCCATGTATCTTGCCTGTTTGGGACTGGATGCCGGAGCGCATTTCTTCGATACTGTATTCCGCCCGGAAGGCTTGTTATGGATTGCTTTGGGAGCAGGACTGACGATTGTTCCGACAGTCTTGGTAGGCTTTATAGCCTTCAAGATGATGAAGATAGATTTCGGTACGGTGTCCGGTATGTTGTGCGGAAGTATGGCGAATCCGATGGCGTTGAATTATGCAAATGATACAATCCCCGGTGACAATCCGTCCGTAGCTTATGCGACAGTATACCCGCTGTGTATGTTTCTGCGGGTGATTATCGCGCAAGTGTTGTTGATGTTCTTGTTAAATTGA
- a CDS encoding AAA family ATPase — protein sequence MKSIKSHITQLLKSLNEGVFEKEHTIALSLLSAMAGESIFLLGPPGVAKSLVARRLKLAFKNADAFEYLMSRFSTPDEIFGPVSISKLKDEDTYERITKGYLPTAAIVFLDEIWKAGPAIQNSLLTVINEKIYRNGQFTVRVPLKALIAASNELPAKGEGLEALYDRFLVRQFVGCIEQEYAFDQMISSTKEMEPEIPGELQIDDELYSKIQAESEKVGIHYTIFELIHNIKREIELYNTGRDENTPPIYISDRRWKKIVGLLRTSAYLNESAGIHFSDCLLMSACLWDEVSQLPIIEEMVEQSITRGINAYLLGEKRLEQKLDSLKENMKSEHSLRELSDPGIQVVDTFYHRIEGYHIAGNLLIFASDYQSLKKDSNRLFYIQQDKFRPVNKILKAYDFVKNRNVAQKNIYSLRKGRRSVFVNNQEYPLLCYDNCDPLPAQQDDSTPFEFTLQEVIDLLHQMEVEYKTISERETAYTKEHLFLSPSQKSKIRRILGETAHIIENYRNELRIIAHAHEQENREY from the coding sequence ATGAAGTCTATCAAATCGCATATCACCCAATTACTAAAGTCTCTCAACGAGGGAGTATTTGAAAAGGAACATACCATCGCACTTTCCCTGCTATCAGCTATGGCAGGTGAGAGCATCTTTCTGTTGGGTCCCCCGGGGGTAGCCAAGAGTCTGGTGGCTCGAAGGCTCAAGCTTGCTTTCAAGAATGCGGACGCTTTCGAGTATCTGATGTCCCGTTTCAGTACACCCGACGAAATATTCGGTCCAGTTTCCATATCCAAGTTGAAAGACGAAGATACATACGAACGCATCACAAAAGGGTATTTACCCACGGCTGCGATTGTTTTCCTGGATGAAATATGGAAAGCCGGGCCTGCCATTCAGAATTCACTTCTGACGGTTATCAATGAAAAGATATATCGCAACGGACAGTTCACGGTTCGTGTACCTCTGAAAGCCCTGATTGCCGCTTCCAACGAACTACCCGCCAAAGGTGAGGGACTGGAAGCTCTGTACGACCGTTTCCTGGTTCGCCAGTTTGTGGGATGCATCGAACAGGAATATGCTTTCGACCAGATGATTTCTTCCACGAAAGAGATGGAACCCGAAATTCCCGGGGAACTCCAGATAGATGATGAGTTATACTCTAAGATACAAGCTGAAAGTGAAAAAGTAGGAATCCATTATACAATCTTTGAACTGATTCATAATATCAAACGGGAAATAGAGCTGTATAACACAGGACGCGATGAAAACACCCCGCCCATCTATATATCCGACCGCCGCTGGAAGAAAATAGTAGGCCTGCTCCGCACTTCCGCCTATCTGAACGAGTCTGCGGGAATCCACTTCTCCGATTGTCTCTTGATGAGTGCCTGCCTGTGGGATGAAGTCTCCCAATTGCCCATTATCGAAGAAATGGTAGAGCAATCCATAACACGGGGTATCAATGCTTATCTGTTAGGCGAAAAAAGGCTGGAGCAGAAACTGGATAGCTTGAAAGAAAACATGAAATCCGAACATAGTTTGCGGGAACTCAGCGACCCGGGAATCCAGGTGGTAGATACATTTTATCATCGCATCGAGGGATATCATATTGCCGGAAACCTGCTTATATTTGCTTCGGACTACCAATCTCTGAAAAAAGACAGCAACCGGCTATTCTATATCCAGCAAGACAAGTTTCGCCCTGTCAACAAAATCCTGAAAGCCTACGACTTTGTAAAAAACAGGAACGTTGCACAAAAGAACATCTATTCTCTCCGAAAAGGAAGACGCTCTGTTTTTGTCAACAACCAAGAGTATCCGCTATTATGCTACGATAATTGCGACCCTCTGCCGGCACAGCAAGATGACAGTACTCCGTTCGAATTCACCTTGCAGGAAGTCATCGACCTGCTCCATCAGATGGAAGTAGAATATAAGACGATTTCAGAACGGGAGACTGCATACACGAAAGAACATCTTTTCCTGAGTCCGTCGCAGAAAAGCAAGATTAGACGGATTTTAGGAGAAACTGCACATATCATCGAAAACTACCGGAACGAGCTTCGCATCATCGCCCATGCCCATGAACAAGAGAACAGAGAGTATTAG
- a CDS encoding Crp/Fnr family transcriptional regulator, producing the protein MDTLLRDTVNAVVNSRFPEMSIEGRRQIESMLIREEFPKGAIALNEGEVAHEIVFVGKGMLRQYYYKNGKDVTEHFSYEGCIVMCIESFLKQVPTRLIVETLEPSIIYLFPRDMIQKLARENWEINMFYQKILEYSLIVSQVKADSWRFESARERYNLLLETHPEIIKRAPLAHIASYLLMTPETLSRVRSGVL; encoded by the coding sequence ATGGATACACTATTAAGAGATACCGTAAATGCCGTTGTAAACTCCCGTTTTCCCGAGATGAGTATAGAAGGAAGGCGACAGATAGAAAGCATGCTGATTCGTGAAGAATTCCCTAAAGGCGCCATCGCGCTGAATGAAGGAGAAGTTGCCCACGAAATCGTATTTGTCGGCAAAGGAATGCTCAGGCAGTACTACTATAAGAATGGAAAAGACGTCACCGAACACTTCTCCTATGAAGGCTGCATCGTCATGTGCATCGAAAGCTTTCTGAAGCAAGTACCTACACGGCTGATAGTAGAAACTCTGGAACCTTCCATCATCTACCTGTTCCCCCGGGACATGATACAGAAACTGGCAAGAGAGAACTGGGAAATCAACATGTTCTATCAGAAAATATTGGAATACTCCCTCATCGTATCACAGGTAAAAGCAGACTCCTGGCGTTTTGAATCCGCCCGCGAACGCTACAACCTCTTGCTAGAAACCCATCCCGAAATCATCAAACGGGCTCCATTGGCGCACATAGCCTCCTACCTGCTGATGACGCCCGAAACATTAAGCCGCGTACGTTCCGGCGTTTTATAA
- a CDS encoding DUF3845 domain-containing protein, which yields MNKIIGLAVLLLCFCSCARDNDAIYYPVGNVNVEKGGPALEDGRGELVARSYNAEDYVLDTVAQYPGNPTLGKLTFMVNLKNQLAGQEANGFNGIGKSGLTMSLGYKDGNYPEESQVPVYTSPDVTTAYAVKLRLKGELTLSGDEWMIDFVYAQLASLFQPYPPTSFPEVFMCKGGEQSFANFDSFRRTWTFDIEYNRSNLSFSQLYFNLFVNLAGQKREDRIRLRIDKESFFEIYKLEEGM from the coding sequence ATGAATAAGATAATAGGATTGGCAGTGTTACTGCTTTGTTTCTGTAGCTGTGCGAGGGATAATGACGCTATATATTATCCGGTAGGCAATGTGAATGTCGAGAAAGGCGGTCCGGCTTTGGAAGATGGAAGGGGTGAATTGGTTGCCCGGAGTTATAATGCTGAAGATTATGTGCTGGACACAGTAGCGCAATATCCGGGGAATCCTACCCTCGGCAAACTGACATTTATGGTGAATCTGAAAAATCAATTGGCTGGTCAGGAAGCAAACGGGTTTAATGGAATCGGTAAATCGGGATTGACGATGAGCCTTGGCTACAAGGATGGCAACTATCCGGAAGAAAGCCAGGTTCCTGTCTATACCTCGCCGGATGTAACCACGGCTTATGCAGTAAAGCTTCGCCTGAAAGGCGAATTAACCTTGTCAGGGGATGAATGGATGATTGACTTTGTTTATGCTCAACTGGCGAGCTTGTTTCAGCCGTATCCGCCTACCTCTTTCCCGGAAGTCTTCATGTGTAAAGGCGGGGAGCAATCATTTGCCAATTTCGACTCTTTCCGTAGAACCTGGACATTCGACATAGAATATAATCGTTCCAACCTTTCTTTCAGCCAGCTATATTTCAACTTGTTTGTGAATCTGGCAGGACAGAAGCGGGAAGACAGAATTCGGCTAAGGATTGATAAGGAGTCTTTCTTTGAGATATATAAATTAGAAGAGGGAATGTAG
- a CDS encoding helix-turn-helix domain-containing protein, which yields MDIQSVPKIGISSVVHSKHIDFNKIDVVDNDIALFDTESVISLYNGPSKMEVLTIGLCLEGEGAFNISLREFQLSPGVMVVALPNQIIEHRYFSPDYKGIFFAVSKNVLETLPKVGSMLSLFFYLKDYPCFNLTPHEQEVVKEYHVFMRKRLRDKEGTYRREAVMGLMQGFFFELCNIFNNHAPVAAAAPKTKSRKEYIFERFYESLVESYQSERSVKFYADQLCLTPKHLSGVVKEISGKTVGEWIDEFVILEAKALLNSSSMNIQEIADRLNFANQSFFGKYFKHYTGMSPKEYRKSR from the coding sequence ATGGATATTCAAAGTGTTCCGAAGATTGGTATTTCTTCGGTAGTTCATTCTAAGCATATAGATTTCAACAAGATAGATGTTGTCGATAATGATATAGCGCTCTTCGATACGGAGAGCGTTATTTCCTTGTACAATGGCCCCAGCAAGATGGAAGTGTTGACGATAGGGCTTTGTCTGGAAGGTGAGGGGGCTTTTAATATCAGTTTACGTGAGTTTCAACTGTCGCCGGGGGTGATGGTGGTGGCGTTGCCGAATCAGATTATAGAACACCGGTATTTCAGTCCTGACTATAAAGGTATATTCTTTGCCGTGTCGAAGAATGTATTGGAGACGTTGCCTAAAGTGGGGAGTATGCTTTCATTGTTTTTCTATCTGAAGGATTACCCGTGTTTCAATCTTACTCCGCATGAACAGGAAGTGGTTAAGGAATATCATGTGTTTATGAGGAAGCGGTTGAGGGACAAAGAGGGGACATACCGCAGGGAAGCTGTGATGGGACTGATGCAGGGCTTTTTCTTCGAACTGTGCAATATCTTTAATAATCATGCTCCTGTGGCTGCCGCCGCGCCTAAAACTAAAAGTAGGAAAGAGTATATCTTCGAGCGTTTTTATGAATCGTTGGTTGAGTCTTATCAGTCTGAGCGTAGTGTGAAGTTTTATGCGGACCAGCTTTGTCTGACGCCCAAGCATTTATCGGGCGTGGTGAAAGAGATTAGTGGAAAAACAGTAGGAGAGTGGATTGACGAATTTGTTATTCTGGAAGCGAAAGCGCTGTTGAATTCTTCAAGTATGAATATACAGGAGATTGCCGACCGGTTGAATTTTGCGAACCAGTCTTTCTTCGGGAAGTATTTCAAACATTATACGGGCATGTCTCCCAAGGAATATAGGAAAAGCCGATAA